Proteins encoded together in one Gemmatimonadota bacterium DH-78 window:
- the upp gene encoding uracil phosphoribosyltransferase, whose protein sequence is MSGAHPNLTVVDHPLIRHKLSYLRARTTPKKEFKELVDEIAMLMAFEATRDLPTEEVEITTPIETTTAHRIRGKKLVLVPILRAGLGMVDGVLSLMPGARVGHVGLYRDEDTLQPVEYYFKIPPGAADRDFLLLDPMLATGGSASAAVDGLKRRGATSIRFLCLVAAPEGVERMRRDHPDVPVLAAALDRGLDENGYIMPGLGDAGDRLFGTR, encoded by the coding sequence GTGAGCGGCGCGCACCCGAACCTCACGGTGGTGGACCATCCGCTGATCCGGCACAAGCTCTCGTATCTGCGGGCGCGTACCACGCCCAAGAAGGAGTTCAAGGAGCTCGTGGACGAGATCGCGATGCTCATGGCCTTCGAGGCGACCCGCGACCTGCCGACCGAGGAGGTGGAGATCACCACTCCGATCGAGACGACCACGGCGCACCGCATCCGTGGCAAGAAGCTCGTGCTCGTGCCGATCCTGCGGGCGGGGCTCGGCATGGTCGACGGGGTGCTTTCGCTCATGCCGGGCGCGCGGGTGGGGCATGTGGGCCTCTACCGCGACGAAGACACCCTTCAGCCGGTGGAGTACTACTTCAAGATCCCGCCGGGGGCCGCCGACCGCGACTTCCTCCTGCTCGACCCCATGCTCGCGACCGGTGGGTCGGCCTCCGCGGCGGTGGATGGGCTGAAGCGCCGCGGGGCCACCTCGATCCGCTTCCTCTGTCTGGTCGCGGCGCCCGAAGGGGTGGAGCGCATGCGGCGGGATCATCCCGACGTGCCGGTGCTGGCCGCGGCGCTCGACCGGGGGCTCGACGAGAACGGGTACATCATGCCCGGGTTGGGCGACGCCGGCGACCGGCTCTTCGGAACCCGCTGA
- a CDS encoding pseudouridine synthase, producing the protein MSESLRVQKLISRAGIASRREAEAMMLQGRVRVNGTLCTELGTRVDPAVDEVQVDGRAIRAETPRDIVFHKPVGVVTTRSDPQGRPTVFDHLPEEMKSLKYVGRLDMDTSGLLLLSNRGDLIHRLTHPSWEVEREYEAAVHGRPSRSTVTKLLAGVELDDGPARAARVQKVGEWEEGGVIRLVLTEGRKREVRRMLEAVGHPVERLRRVRFGPISLASLPEGRWRELESAERAALAAAAPAGRPERRRSGRS; encoded by the coding sequence GTGAGCGAGTCGCTGCGGGTGCAGAAGCTGATCTCGCGCGCGGGGATCGCGTCGCGGCGCGAGGCGGAGGCGATGATGCTCCAGGGCCGCGTGCGCGTGAACGGCACGCTGTGCACGGAGCTCGGCACCCGGGTCGACCCGGCGGTGGACGAGGTGCAGGTGGACGGGCGGGCGATCCGAGCGGAGACTCCGCGGGACATCGTCTTCCACAAGCCGGTGGGGGTGGTGACCACGCGGTCGGACCCCCAGGGGCGCCCCACGGTCTTCGATCATCTTCCGGAAGAGATGAAGTCGCTCAAGTACGTGGGGAGGCTCGACATGGATACCAGCGGCCTCCTGCTGCTCTCGAACCGCGGCGACCTGATTCACCGGCTCACCCACCCCTCGTGGGAGGTGGAGCGGGAGTACGAAGCGGCGGTGCATGGACGACCGTCGCGTTCCACCGTGACGAAGCTGCTCGCCGGGGTCGAGCTCGACGACGGTCCGGCGCGCGCCGCCCGGGTGCAGAAGGTGGGAGAGTGGGAGGAGGGCGGGGTGATTCGACTGGTGCTCACCGAGGGTCGGAAGCGGGAGGTCCGCCGCATGCTGGAGGCGGTGGGGCATCCGGTCGAGCGGCTCCGGCGGGTTCGGTTCGGCCCGATCTCGCTCGCCTCGCTGCCCGAGGGCCGTTGGCGGGAACTGGAGTCGGCGGAGCGGGCGGCCCTCGCCGCTGCGGCTCCGGCGGGGCGACCCGAGCGGCGGCGGAGCGGACGGTCGTGA
- a CDS encoding potassium transporter TrkG, with product MSLRNVASVVGLLLAFVGLSMLSAVGVSLIYGDGAALPLLLAATATAGVGFGVYRGTGVEGDLSLREGYAIVTFAWVATGVFGALPYLFTGVIDSFWGAVFESMSGFTTTGATIFADIEALPEGILFWRALTHWLGGMGIIVLAVAILPYLGVGGMQLFKAEVPGPTPERLRPRITQTAKLLWLVYLGMTAAQILLYLPGGMSLFDAVTHTFATLATGGFSTKNASMGHFQSPYIQYVTILFMYLAGVNFTLHFRAATGRLDYLRDVEWRFFTGVILGAAGILVAVNLATGTYALSDLEVTVRDSLFTAVSLTTTTGFVTADFEGWANGTQMVLFALLFVGGMAGSTGGGVKAVRVLLLLKQSGMELRKHLHPRAVLLARVGRHVVPEHVLANVIGFVILYLLLLLAGAAALGFLGIDPLTALGASAATVGNIGPGLGAVGATDNYGWMSGPALAILSFLMVVGRLEIYTVLLLFLPETWKRRSRRVTR from the coding sequence ATGTCGCTCCGCAACGTGGCGAGCGTCGTGGGACTCCTCCTCGCCTTCGTCGGGCTGTCGATGCTCAGCGCGGTCGGCGTCTCGCTCATCTACGGCGACGGCGCGGCGCTGCCCCTCCTCCTCGCCGCCACCGCCACCGCCGGCGTCGGATTCGGCGTGTACCGCGGAACGGGGGTGGAGGGCGACCTCTCGCTGCGCGAGGGCTACGCCATCGTCACCTTCGCCTGGGTCGCGACCGGGGTGTTCGGCGCCCTGCCCTACCTCTTCACGGGCGTGATCGACTCGTTCTGGGGCGCGGTCTTCGAGTCGATGTCGGGGTTCACCACCACCGGCGCCACGATCTTCGCCGACATCGAGGCGCTGCCCGAGGGCATCCTGTTCTGGCGCGCCCTCACCCACTGGTTGGGCGGCATGGGGATCATCGTGCTGGCCGTGGCGATTCTGCCCTACCTCGGGGTGGGCGGCATGCAGCTCTTCAAGGCCGAGGTGCCGGGCCCCACGCCGGAGCGGCTGCGCCCCCGCATCACCCAGACCGCGAAACTGCTCTGGCTGGTCTACCTGGGGATGACCGCCGCACAGATCCTGCTGTATCTACCGGGCGGCATGTCGCTCTTCGACGCCGTCACCCACACCTTCGCCACCCTGGCCACCGGGGGGTTCAGCACGAAGAACGCCTCGATGGGCCACTTCCAGTCGCCCTACATCCAGTACGTGACGATCCTCTTCATGTACCTGGCGGGCGTGAACTTCACCCTCCACTTCCGCGCGGCCACGGGCCGCCTCGACTACCTGCGGGACGTGGAGTGGCGCTTCTTCACGGGCGTCATCCTGGGGGCCGCGGGCATCCTGGTGGCGGTGAACCTCGCCACCGGCACCTACGCGCTGTCGGATCTGGAGGTCACCGTGCGCGACTCCCTCTTCACCGCGGTGTCGCTCACCACCACCACCGGCTTCGTGACCGCCGACTTCGAAGGGTGGGCGAACGGCACCCAGATGGTGCTCTTCGCCCTCCTCTTCGTGGGCGGGATGGCCGGATCCACCGGTGGGGGCGTGAAGGCCGTGCGCGTGCTGCTTCTGCTCAAACAGAGCGGGATGGAGCTGCGAAAGCACCTGCATCCGCGAGCGGTTCTGCTCGCGCGGGTCGGTCGGCACGTGGTGCCCGAGCACGTGCTCGCCAATGTGATCGGCTTCGTGATCCTCTATCTGCTGCTCCTGCTCGCGGGCGCCGCGGCCCTCGGCTTCCTGGGCATCGATCCGCTCACGGCGCTCGGGGCGAGCGCGGCCACCGTGGGCAACATCGGACCGGGTCTCGGCGCGGTGGGCGCCACCGACAACTACGGATGGATGTCCGGGCCCGCGCTCGCGATCCTGAGCTTCCTCATGGTGGTCGGCCGGCTCGAGATCTACACCGTGCTGCTGCTCTTCCTGCCCGAGACATGGAAGCGTCGCAGCCGTCGCGTCACGCGCTGA